The following proteins are co-located in the Massilia litorea genome:
- a CDS encoding pilus assembly protein PilM: protein MINLGSLFGKSSPPLAGLDISTSGLRLVELADAGKGVLRLERHAFEALPRGAVVDGNIENFDQVAEAVRRIWKKSGTRAKNVALGMPPASVITKKIILPAGMAEDQLEVQVESEASQYIPFALDEVSLDFDVVGPAPNSPDDMEVMLAAARREKVEDRVAIAEAAGLTATVMDIESYAARAALERAAPAGKDKIVALFQIGAGITHVSMLHNGDTVYEKEQAFGGNTLTQEIVRSYGLAYEEAETRKKSGDLPENFRADVLTPFLESAALEVTRAIQFFFTSTPYTRIDQIWLAGGSAPLPGLVELIGGRTRIPTAQVTPFDGMLLAPGLREAQVRADGASYLVACGLGLRRFG from the coding sequence GTGATCAATCTGGGTTCCTTGTTCGGTAAGTCGAGCCCGCCGCTTGCCGGACTCGACATCAGCACCTCGGGCCTGCGCCTGGTCGAGCTGGCCGATGCCGGCAAGGGCGTGCTGCGCCTGGAGCGCCACGCGTTCGAGGCGCTGCCGCGCGGCGCCGTGGTCGACGGGAATATCGAAAACTTCGACCAGGTGGCCGAGGCCGTGCGCCGCATCTGGAAGAAAAGCGGCACCCGCGCCAAGAACGTCGCGCTCGGCATGCCGCCTGCGTCGGTCATCACGAAAAAAATCATCCTGCCGGCCGGCATGGCCGAAGACCAGCTGGAAGTGCAGGTCGAATCCGAAGCCAGCCAGTACATCCCGTTCGCGCTCGACGAAGTGAGCCTGGACTTCGACGTGGTCGGCCCGGCGCCGAATTCTCCCGACGACATGGAAGTGATGCTGGCCGCTGCGCGCCGCGAAAAGGTCGAGGACCGGGTGGCGATCGCCGAAGCGGCCGGCCTGACGGCCACCGTGATGGACATCGAATCCTACGCCGCGCGTGCCGCCCTCGAGCGCGCCGCACCTGCAGGCAAGGACAAGATCGTCGCCCTGTTCCAGATCGGCGCCGGCATCACCCACGTATCGATGCTGCACAACGGCGACACCGTCTACGAGAAAGAGCAGGCTTTCGGCGGCAACACGCTGACCCAGGAAATCGTGCGCAGCTACGGCCTGGCCTACGAGGAAGCGGAAACGCGCAAGAAATCCGGCGATTTGCCGGAAAACTTCCGCGCCGACGTATTGACGCCATTCCTGGAAAGCGCCGCGCTGGAAGTGACGCGCGCGATCCAGTTCTTCTTCACCTCGACGCCGTATACCCGCATCGACCAGATCTGGCTGGCCGGCGGCAGCGCCCCGCTGCCCGGCCTGGTCGAGCTGATCGGCGGCCGCACGCGCATCCCGACCGCGCAAGTGACGCCCTTCGACGGCATGCTGCTGGCCCCCGGCTTGCGCGAAGCGCAAGTGCGCGCCGACGGCGCGTCCTACCTGGTTGCCTGCGGCCTCGGCCTGCGGAGGTTTGGCTGA
- a CDS encoding penicillin-binding protein 1A, which yields MKSSQTTNSPAPKKYSPKRLVLMAFAALGGLALTGVLVVVFALAMAYPNLPALDTITDYRPKMPLRIFTADNVLIGEFGEERRTLVRFKEIPDVMKKAVLSIEDDRFYQHGGVDYMGVLRAALHNAAGSGARQGASTITQQVARNFFLSSEQTLKRKAYEALLAWKIEKNLTKDQILEVYMNQIYLGQRAFGFQSAAQIYFGKDLRDISVAEAAMLAGLPKAPSAYNPVVNPTRARTRQQYILQRMHSLGYITDAQFETAKNEELKVKSDSTAFGVHAEYVAEMARQLVYEQFKEDTYTRGLNVFTTITKADQDAAYLALRRGVMDYERRHPYRGPESYIEIPTDKTEADEAIEAELAEKPDSDDIVAAVVLTASPSSVSAVLASGEEIKITGPGLSFASSWLSAKAAPNRRIRRGALIRVTQDGGDGWKITQMPEVESAFVAANTEDGAIRALVGGFDYNRNKFNHVTQAWRQPGSSFKPFIYSASLERGLSPSTLINDAPISFDAGQTGGQAWEPKNYDAKYEGPMTMRRGLTKSKNMISIRILNRIGARYGQEYATRFGFDPEKNPPYLTLALGAGATTPLQMAGAYAVFANGGYRVSPYLISKVTDSAGKVLSEARPERAGTEANRVIDARNAFLMDSMLKDVARYGTAAKAQATLKRTDIAGKTGTTNDSIDAWFAGYQPKVVGIAWMGYDQPKNLGNKETGGGLALPIWIGYMQTALKSVPVEERPVPPGLIMANGEYYYAENPPGTGVQSLDVGTTPAPAQQKAQDAVKNELF from the coding sequence ATGAAATCTTCCCAAACGACGAATTCCCCGGCACCGAAGAAATACAGTCCGAAGCGCCTGGTCCTGATGGCTTTTGCCGCGCTGGGCGGGCTCGCCCTGACCGGCGTGCTGGTGGTCGTGTTCGCGCTGGCCATGGCCTACCCGAACCTGCCGGCCCTCGACACCATCACCGACTACCGGCCCAAGATGCCGCTGCGGATTTTTACCGCCGATAACGTCCTCATCGGCGAATTCGGCGAGGAGCGCCGCACCCTGGTGCGTTTCAAGGAAATCCCGGACGTCATGAAAAAGGCGGTGCTCTCGATCGAGGACGACCGTTTCTACCAGCACGGCGGCGTCGACTACATGGGCGTGCTGCGCGCAGCCCTGCACAATGCCGCAGGCAGCGGCGCGCGCCAGGGCGCCTCGACGATCACGCAGCAGGTCGCGCGCAACTTCTTCCTGTCGTCCGAGCAGACCCTGAAACGCAAGGCCTACGAGGCCCTGCTGGCGTGGAAAATCGAAAAGAACCTGACCAAGGACCAGATCCTCGAGGTCTACATGAACCAGATCTACCTGGGCCAGCGCGCCTTCGGCTTCCAGTCGGCGGCCCAGATCTATTTCGGCAAGGACCTGCGCGACATCAGCGTCGCCGAAGCGGCCATGCTGGCCGGCCTGCCGAAAGCGCCGTCGGCCTACAACCCGGTGGTCAACCCGACCCGCGCCCGCACCCGCCAGCAGTACATCCTGCAGCGCATGCATTCGCTCGGCTACATCACGGATGCGCAGTTCGAGACGGCGAAAAACGAAGAACTGAAAGTCAAGTCCGACAGCACCGCCTTCGGCGTACACGCCGAATACGTGGCCGAGATGGCGCGCCAGCTGGTGTATGAACAATTTAAAGAGGACACGTATACGCGCGGCCTGAACGTGTTCACCACGATCACCAAGGCCGACCAGGACGCGGCCTACCTCGCCCTGCGCCGCGGCGTGATGGACTACGAGCGCCGGCACCCCTACCGCGGCCCGGAATCGTATATCGAGATCCCGACCGACAAGACCGAAGCCGACGAGGCGATCGAAGCGGAACTGGCCGAGAAGCCCGACAGCGACGACATCGTGGCCGCCGTCGTGCTGACGGCCTCGCCGTCGAGTGTGAGCGCCGTGCTGGCCTCGGGCGAGGAAATCAAGATCACCGGCCCCGGCCTGTCCTTCGCGTCGAGCTGGCTGTCGGCGAAGGCGGCGCCGAACCGCCGCATCCGCCGCGGCGCGCTGATCCGCGTCACGCAGGACGGTGGCGACGGCTGGAAGATCACGCAGATGCCGGAAGTCGAATCGGCCTTCGTTGCGGCCAACACCGAGGACGGCGCGATCCGCGCCCTGGTCGGCGGCTTCGACTACAACCGCAACAAATTCAATCACGTCACGCAAGCCTGGCGCCAGCCGGGTTCCTCGTTCAAGCCGTTCATCTATTCCGCTTCCCTGGAACGCGGCCTGTCGCCATCGACCCTGATCAACGACGCGCCGATCTCCTTCGACGCCGGCCAGACCGGCGGCCAGGCCTGGGAGCCGAAGAACTACGACGCGAAATACGAAGGTCCGATGACGATGCGGCGCGGCCTGACCAAGTCGAAGAACATGATCTCGATCCGCATCCTGAACCGCATCGGCGCGCGCTACGGCCAGGAATACGCGACCCGCTTCGGCTTCGATCCGGAAAAGAACCCGCCGTACCTGACGCTGGCCCTGGGCGCCGGCGCCACCACGCCGCTGCAGATGGCCGGCGCGTATGCCGTCTTCGCCAACGGCGGCTACCGCGTCAGCCCCTACCTGATCTCGAAGGTGACCGACAGCGCCGGTAAAGTGCTGTCCGAAGCGCGTCCCGAGCGCGCCGGCACGGAAGCGAACCGCGTGATCGACGCGCGCAACGCCTTCCTGATGGACAGCATGCTCAAGGACGTGGCGCGCTACGGCACCGCGGCCAAGGCGCAGGCGACGCTGAAACGCACCGACATCGCCGGTAAAACCGGCACCACCAACGACTCGATCGACGCCTGGTTCGCCGGCTACCAGCCGAAGGTGGTCGGAATTGCCTGGATGGGCTATGACCAGCCGAAGAACCTGGGCAACAAGGAAACCGGCGGCGGCCTGGCATTACCGATCTGGATCGGCTACATGCAGACGGCCCTGAAATCGGTGCCGGTCGAGGAACGCCCGGTGCCGCCGGGGCTGATCATGGCCAATGGCGAGTACTACTATGCCGAGAATCCGCCGGGAACGGGCGTGCAGTCGCTCGACGTGGGAACGACGCCGGCGCCGGCGCAGCAGAAGGCGCAGGACGCGGTCAAGAACGAGTTGTTTTGA
- the cyaY gene encoding iron donor protein CyaY, with product MTESEFLDLADSTLNRIETCFDNLNDQDVVDVECKRNGNVLEIEFIANGSKIIVNSQAPLQEMWMAARAGGYHYKRVGDEWRNTRDDSEFFAALSDVATQQGGAPVKIG from the coding sequence ATGACCGAATCCGAATTTTTGGACCTGGCCGATTCGACGCTGAACCGCATCGAGACCTGTTTCGACAACCTCAACGACCAGGACGTGGTCGACGTCGAGTGCAAGCGCAACGGCAACGTGCTCGAGATCGAGTTCATCGCCAACGGCTCGAAGATCATCGTCAACAGCCAGGCGCCGCTGCAGGAGATGTGGATGGCGGCGCGCGCCGGCGGCTACCACTACAAGCGCGTGGGCGACGAGTGGCGCAATACGCGCGACGATTCGGAGTTTTTTGCAGCCTTGTCGGATGTGGCCACGCAGCAGGGCGGGGCGCCAGTAAAAATCGGTTGA
- the lptM gene encoding LPS translocon maturation chaperone LptM codes for MKSPYALSIAAALTVAALAGCGQTGPLYMPKPPAKPAAAPAKPVTPIVAPTTDAAPAQTLTPTPAPVQ; via the coding sequence GTGAAGTCACCTTACGCGCTTTCCATCGCCGCCGCGCTGACCGTTGCCGCGCTCGCCGGCTGCGGCCAGACCGGCCCCTTATACATGCCGAAACCGCCTGCCAAGCCTGCCGCGGCGCCAGCCAAACCGGTGACGCCCATTGTCGCGCCGACCACCGACGCCGCGCCGGCCCAGACTTTGACTCCAACTCCCGCCCCCGTCCAATAA